One genomic region from Halobacteriovorax sp. HLS encodes:
- a CDS encoding aminotransferase class IV, translating to MNSSLFRTETELSLEEILLNRGLFFGETPFTTLLMSDGNIVGLELHMLRLKKCVEYLFKVDFNDYDSLVRESLMKAYEKIGQYYIRITFYKTLSGKIDFFIYKDVFTAKESSLELGLSNSIKGKSLIPSFLKVGNYLEYSMELSERTDCNELLYVDFEDYILESGTSNIFIINEEEILTPSLRSGVLDGVTRQILLQFLSQEDYRFKEADIKLSVLDTASEIWLCNGLRGIRVVDRFKTRKLSNSVWTTLNDKYEKFCEKLW from the coding sequence GAAATTCTTCTCAATAGAGGACTGTTCTTTGGTGAGACTCCCTTTACGACACTATTAATGTCTGACGGAAATATAGTAGGGCTTGAACTTCATATGCTTCGGCTTAAGAAATGTGTTGAGTACTTATTCAAAGTTGATTTCAATGATTATGACTCTCTTGTTCGAGAATCACTTATGAAGGCCTATGAAAAAATAGGGCAATACTATATACGCATAACATTTTATAAAACATTATCCGGAAAGATTGATTTTTTCATTTATAAAGATGTGTTTACTGCAAAAGAATCGAGCTTAGAGCTTGGACTATCTAATAGTATAAAAGGTAAGAGTTTAATTCCAAGTTTTCTTAAAGTGGGAAACTATCTAGAATATTCAATGGAATTAAGCGAAAGGACTGACTGTAATGAATTGCTCTACGTTGATTTTGAAGATTATATATTGGAATCTGGGACATCTAATATATTTATTATTAACGAAGAAGAAATTCTAACACCTAGTTTAAGAAGTGGAGTTCTAGATGGAGTAACTAGACAGATTCTACTACAGTTTTTGTCGCAAGAAGATTACAGATTTAAAGAAGCAGATATTAAATTAAGCGTGCTAGATACGGCCTCTGAGATTTGGCTGTGTAATGGATTACGTGGTATTCGGGTTGTAGATAGATTTAAAACTAGAAAGTTATCAAATAGTGTATGGACAACACTTAATGATAAGTATGAAAAATTTTGTGAGAAGTTATGGTAA
- a CDS encoding DNA gyrase inhibitor YacG, with protein sequence MVKILKVNCPNCKKEFNYYHSDFRPFCSERCKMVDMGHWLNEGYTVPVRKSPDEELNIDEFEIDEADQGFGNFYDEE encoded by the coding sequence ATGGTAAAAATATTAAAAGTAAATTGTCCCAATTGTAAAAAAGAATTTAATTACTATCATTCTGATTTCAGACCATTTTGCTCTGAGAGGTGCAAAATGGTCGACATGGGACATTGGCTTAATGAAGGTTATACTGTTCCTGTAAGAAAATCACCGGATGAAGAACTAAATATTGATGAGTTCGAAATAGATGAAGCCGACCAAGGATTTGGAAATTTCTATGATGAAGAATAA
- a CDS encoding inositol monophosphatase family protein, whose translation MMKNKRSDIKDALKFSIDLSYKAGEILLKYQKKLNSLEITNKQAQGVASSADIASEKFIIKSILKKFPDHHILAEESAYAQFGNKKKAYEVFKEKEWTWVIDPLDGTNNYLNGLDYYAICISLLHFGKPVVGVVYRPSNGDCFFASSFEQSKFQNIRNHKKSKTLYSDNNPKKLKQALLSTGFVCEKGIPFDHEFSVFKHMMANSRGIRRMGSAALDLCLVSSGVFDGFWEKGLAPWDMAAAGLICIQSGVKVTDYNGKEFQPFCESILAARTPFYKNLKREINR comes from the coding sequence ATGATGAAGAATAAAAGATCAGACATAAAAGATGCCCTTAAATTTTCAATTGACCTTTCTTATAAGGCAGGAGAAATTTTATTAAAATATCAAAAAAAATTAAACTCTTTAGAAATAACAAATAAGCAAGCTCAAGGTGTAGCATCTAGTGCAGATATTGCATCAGAAAAGTTTATTATAAAATCTATTTTAAAAAAATTTCCTGATCATCATATTCTTGCCGAGGAGAGTGCCTATGCTCAATTCGGAAATAAGAAAAAGGCCTACGAAGTCTTCAAGGAAAAAGAATGGACATGGGTTATTGATCCTCTTGATGGAACGAATAATTATTTAAATGGATTAGACTACTATGCTATTTGTATTTCTCTTCTGCACTTTGGAAAACCAGTTGTAGGGGTTGTATATAGACCTTCAAATGGAGACTGTTTCTTTGCTAGCTCATTTGAGCAAAGCAAGTTTCAAAATATAAGAAATCATAAGAAATCTAAAACTCTTTATAGCGACAATAACCCTAAGAAGTTAAAGCAAGCGCTTCTCAGTACAGGCTTTGTTTGTGAAAAAGGAATTCCATTTGATCATGAGTTCTCAGTTTTTAAGCATATGATGGCCAATTCAAGAGGAATTAGAAGAATGGGAAGTGCTGCTCTTGATTTATGTCTTGTTTCTAGCGGTGTATTTGATGGGTTTTGGGAAAAAGGACTTGCTCCTTGGGATATGGCTGCAGCAGGGCTAATTTGCATTCAAAGTGGAGTCAAAGTAACTGACTACAATGGTAAGGAGTTTCAACCTTTTTGTGAATCAATCTTGGCAGCGAGGACACCTTTTTATAAGAACTTAAAAAGAGAAATCAATAGATAG
- a CDS encoding HEAT repeat domain-containing protein yields the protein MNIKILVSLLVFFSASCFASIDKQASQKVITASLLKKFSKDSNKKELLALKKEVISYRGKSVPALVQVMKDGKYPEKNKWVATFLLGQVMGKKSAPYISKFLAHPSWVMRMASLKTLLALKGTEYKRSFSTALKDKSFIVRSQALDNISKLNLTSEAPFVWQMLYDKRNYYNPKAKKGEKTASLKRTNLIKKVITTVGDLKFEKAKKPLLSMIQKSKYEDIFKEMDTSLEKITGKKSPTGSVDIKKRYWSKVSLASQTF from the coding sequence ATGAATATAAAAATATTAGTATCTCTATTAGTTTTCTTTTCAGCTTCATGCTTTGCAAGTATTGATAAGCAAGCGAGTCAAAAAGTAATAACGGCTTCACTTTTAAAAAAGTTTTCTAAAGACTCTAATAAGAAAGAGTTACTTGCTTTAAAAAAAGAAGTTATCTCTTATAGAGGAAAATCTGTTCCTGCTCTGGTTCAGGTGATGAAAGATGGAAAGTATCCAGAAAAGAATAAGTGGGTTGCAACATTTCTTCTTGGTCAAGTCATGGGAAAAAAATCAGCTCCATATATATCTAAATTCTTAGCTCATCCTAGTTGGGTCATGAGAATGGCTTCTTTGAAAACTCTCTTGGCCCTAAAGGGAACAGAGTATAAAAGATCATTTAGTACTGCACTTAAAGATAAGTCTTTCATCGTAAGGTCACAGGCCTTAGATAATATCTCTAAGCTTAACTTAACTTCTGAAGCACCTTTTGTCTGGCAAATGCTCTATGATAAGAGGAACTACTACAACCCTAAAGCAAAGAAGGGTGAAAAGACGGCGAGTTTAAAGAGAACTAACCTTATTAAGAAAGTTATTACAACAGTTGGAGATTTAAAGTTTGAAAAAGCTAAGAAGCCTCTCTTATCGATGATTCAAAAGTCAAAGTATGAAGATATTTTTAAAGAAATGGATACTTCATTAGAGAAAATTACTGGAAAAAAGTCGCCAACAGGCTCTGTTGATATTAAAAAGAGATACTGGTCAAAAGTTTCTTTAGCTTCCCAAACATTTTAA